Within the Solwaraspora sp. WMMA2056 genome, the region GGCCCGACGCTCGGACCCGGCAGCGTCGCCGCGCTGGTCAAGCACTTCCCCGGCGGCGGCCCGGTCCGCACCGGCGAGGACCCCCATTTCCGGTACGGCGCCGAACAGGCCTACCCGGGTGGCCGCCTCGCCGCCCACCTGGCGCCGTTCGTGGCCGCCGTCCGGGCCGGTGCCGCGCAGGTCATGCTCGGCTACGGGCTGCCGGTCGGCACCGAGCTGCCGCCGGTCGCGTTCGCCTTCAACCACGAGGTGGTGACCGGCCTGCTGCGCCGCCAGCTCGGCTTCGACGGGGTGATCTGCGCCGACTGGGGGGTGCTGACCGACGCCTGCTTCCGGGGTGAACACCGACCCGCCCGCGCCTGGGGCGTCGAGCATCTCGACCCGGCGCAGCGGCTGCGTACCGCGCTGCACGCCGGGGTCGACCAGTTCGGCGGTGAGGCCCGCCCGGACCTGGTGGTCGACCTGGTCCGCACCGGCCAGGTCACCGAGGACCGGGTCGACGAATCGGCCACCCGGATCCTGGCCGGCAAGGTGCGTCTCGGGCTGTTCGACCACCGGTACGTCGACCCGGAGCAGGCGGCGCAGGAGGTCGGCAACGCGGCGGCCCGCGCCGACGGGCTGGCCGCCCAGCGGGCCTGTGTGACACTGCTGCACAATGCCGCGCCGGGCGGGTACGCCCGGTTGCCGCTCGCCGCCGGCCTGCGGGTGTACGCCGAGGGCCCGCTGCGCGCCGCCCTGTCGCCCCGCTGGACGGTGGTGACCGATCCGGGCCAGGCCGACGTGGCGGTGCTGCGGCTGGCAGCGCCGTTCGAGCGGCGGACCGGCCCGGTCGAGGCGTACTTCCACGCCGGCCCGTTGGAGCATCCACCGGGTGCCCTGGACCGGGTGCTGGCGATCGCCGAGCGGGTGCCGACCGTCGTGGACGTCTACCTGGACCGGCCGGCGGTGCTCACCGCGCTCGTCGGCCGGGTCGCCGCCCTGCTGGTCAGCTTCGGGGTCGAGGACGCCGCGCTGATCGACGTGCTGGCCGGGCAGGCGTCGCCGGCCGGCCGGCTGCCGTTCGACCTGCCGCGCAGCCAGCAGGCGGTGCTCGCCGGACAGCCGGACACGCCGTTCGACGACCCGGACCCGTTGTTCCGCTACGGCCACGGCCTTACGTACTGACTGACAGTCCACCGGTGCCGTCAGCGGCGCGGTTCCCAGCGGAAGAGTCGGGCGGCCAGGGCGAGGGCGACGACGACCCAGCCCAGCGTGGGTGCGAGCAGGACCAGGGAGTCGGCCACGGCGACGCCGCCGTTCCAGGCGTCGACGACGAGTTCGGTGGCCGCGCCGCCGGGCAGGGCCCGCTTCAGCAGGGTGAGATCCTCGGTGCCGGTGAGCCCGACCCAGCTCGTCACGGCGATGACGCCGAGACTGACCGGCAGCGTGGTCACCTGGGCGTGCTCGGGGGAGTTCGTCAGCCCGGCGGTGGCCAGGCCCAGACCGATCAACATGATCATCGTCGCGACGACGGCCGCCGCCAGCAGCGGCACGTTCGCCGGCCGGTCGGACACCACCCCCAGCACGGACAGCATCGCCGTGGCCTGGACTCCGGCGATGACGGTCGCCGGGGTGAGCAGGCCGGCGAGAATCGTGGTGTCGGTGGCGGTGGTGGAGCGCAGCCGCTTGAGGAAGAGGTTCTGCCGGCGGGAGGCCAACGTGGTGACCGTGGTGGCGTACAACCCGAACGCGCCCACGGTGAACACCACCACCCCGGCGATGTAGCCGAGGCTGCCGAGGCTCGCGAACGATTCGTGCTGGTAGATGAAGAACGCGCTGACGACGACGGGCATGACGAAGCTCGTGACCAGCACGAGCCGGTTCCGGAAGATCTGGATCAGTTCACTGCCTGCGATGGAGAGCATGGCGACACGGTCCGTTCGGGAGAAGGTCGGTACGGGGTCAGTAGACGCGGGGGTCAGTCGGTGCCGATGGCGCGGAACACGTCGTCGAGCCGGGTCGGCCCGGCTTCGAGGCCACGCAGCTCCACGTCGTGGTCCTGCGCCCAGCGCAGCAGGGTGTGCAGGTCCCGCTGAAGGTCGAGGGTCTCGATGCGTACCGCGTCGCCGTCGCCCGGCTCGGCCGGTAGCGGCAGCGCCGGACTCGATACGGACGCCGGCAGGGCGAAGCTGATCACGGCCGGCAGGGACCGGGTCAGCTCGGCGACGGTCCCCTCCCGGCGCAGGGTGCCCTGGTGCATCAGCCCGATCCGGTCGGCGCGCTGCTGCGCCTCCTCCAGGTAGTGGGTGGTGAGCACGACCGTCGACCCGTCCGCACGCAGGTTGTCGACGACCTCCCACAGGCCGTCACGGGACTGGATGTCCAGGCCGGTGGTCGGCTCGTCCAGGAAGATCAGCTCCGGTGCCCCGTACACGGCGGTGGCGAAATCCAACCGCCGCTTCTCCCCGCCGGAGAGCTGGGCGACCAGGGTGCCGGCCTTGCCGGTGAGGCCGACCAGGTCGAGCACCCGGTCGACGTGGTCGACCCGCTGGCTGAGTTTGCCGATCAGCCGGACCGATTCCCGCACGGTGAGGTCCGGGGAGAATCCGCTCTCCTGGAGCATGATGCCCGTCCGGGGTCGCACGGCCGCGCGGTCACCGGGGTCGCGCCCGAAGACCCGCACGACACCTGAGGTCGCCGTACGGTGGCCCTCGATGGTCTCCAGCGCCGAGGTCTTGCCGGCCCCGTTCGTGCCGAGCAGGGCGTAGAGCTCACCCTTGCGTACCTGGAAGGAGAGGTCCTTGACGGCGTGGAAATCGCCGTACGAGACGTTGAGCCGTTCGACGTCGATGACTGGTGTGGTGGACATGCCGTCAATTCCAGCGCTCACCGCGCCCGCCGGTCAGTGCGGCCGTGTCACCACTTCGCGATGACATTCCTGCCGGTGAACCCGTGACGTAGTGTCACTGGTGGCCAGCCCGGATCCGGACGAATACTCAGGAGATGCCCGAGCACACCGAGCCCACGCGGCGGCGGCTGCGCAAGCTCAACCTCGTCATGCTGGTCCCGCCGCTCGCCGTCGGCGGGGCTGTCGTGGTGGTGGCGGACTCCCGCACCTGGTGGGACGCGGTCATCCTGGCCTCGGGTGTGGTCGCGGCGCTGGTGGCCTTCGAACGGTGGACGGCACGTGATCTGCCCCGGTTCGCCCCGTACTGTCTGATCGTCACCGCCGTCGTCTGGCCGCTCGGCGTACTGGTGATCGACAGCCCGCGCGCCTCCTACGGCCTTGCCCTCGTGGGCTCCCTCGTCGTTCCTTATCTGAAGCGGTACCGGGCCGCGGCGGCCGTCGGTCTCGTCGGCTACGTCGCGGCGGTCGGCGCGACGCGGCTGCTGGTGTCGTCCGAGAGCGTCTCCGACGTCCTCCTGCAGTACGTCGTCCTTCCCGCCGGTGCGGTCGCGGTGGTCACCGGCCTGATGTTTCCGAACAAGCGGTTCTACGACGTCGTCGACGAGTTGCAGGAGTCCCGCCGGCG harbors:
- a CDS encoding glycoside hydrolase family 3 N-terminal domain-containing protein, encoding MTLRTSTITRSAPQVDDLLARMSLPEKAGLLFHPMIGIGPGGTLAAADPDAGLLAAEDLVLCRRINHVNLVGTASAEELARWHNHLQDLAASTRLGVPVTVSTDPRHARSANPNTAALAGAFSTWPEPAGLAAIGDPELVRRHADTVRREYLAVGIRAALHPQADVATDPRWPRVLGTFGEDPELVSRLTVAYLQGLQGPTLGPGSVAALVKHFPGGGPVRTGEDPHFRYGAEQAYPGGRLAAHLAPFVAAVRAGAAQVMLGYGLPVGTELPPVAFAFNHEVVTGLLRRQLGFDGVICADWGVLTDACFRGEHRPARAWGVEHLDPAQRLRTALHAGVDQFGGEARPDLVVDLVRTGQVTEDRVDESATRILAGKVRLGLFDHRYVDPEQAAQEVGNAAARADGLAAQRACVTLLHNAAPGGYARLPLAAGLRVYAEGPLRAALSPRWTVVTDPGQADVAVLRLAAPFERRTGPVEAYFHAGPLEHPPGALDRVLAIAERVPTVVDVYLDRPAVLTALVGRVAALLVSFGVEDAALIDVLAGQASPAGRLPFDLPRSQQAVLAGQPDTPFDDPDPLFRYGHGLTY
- a CDS encoding ABC transporter ATP-binding protein — protein: MSTTPVIDVERLNVSYGDFHAVKDLSFQVRKGELYALLGTNGAGKTSALETIEGHRTATSGVVRVFGRDPGDRAAVRPRTGIMLQESGFSPDLTVRESVRLIGKLSQRVDHVDRVLDLVGLTGKAGTLVAQLSGGEKRRLDFATAVYGAPELIFLDEPTTGLDIQSRDGLWEVVDNLRADGSTVVLTTHYLEEAQQRADRIGLMHQGTLRREGTVAELTRSLPAVISFALPASVSSPALPLPAEPGDGDAVRIETLDLQRDLHTLLRWAQDHDVELRGLEAGPTRLDDVFRAIGTD